A genomic window from Cytobacillus suaedae includes:
- the ssb gene encoding single-stranded DNA-binding protein, with product MMNRVILVGRLTKDPELRYTPSGVAIATFTLAVNRTFTNQQGDREADFINCVVWRKPAENVANFLKKGSLAGVDGKLQTRNYEGQDGKRVYVTEVVAESVQFLEPRNSAGGSGFEQQRSGGSGYGGSPQGQGNQFGQQNQNQRSNQGYTRVDDDPFANDGQPIDISDDDLPF from the coding sequence ATGATGAATCGCGTAATTCTCGTTGGTAGACTTACGAAGGATCCTGAATTAAGGTATACCCCAAGTGGAGTTGCTATAGCAACCTTTACTTTAGCTGTTAACAGAACATTTACGAACCAACAAGGTGATCGTGAAGCAGACTTCATTAATTGCGTTGTATGGCGTAAACCTGCTGAAAACGTTGCTAACTTCTTGAAAAAAGGTAGTTTAGCTGGAGTTGACGGTAAATTACAAACACGTAATTATGAAGGTCAAGATGGTAAACGTGTATATGTTACTGAAGTTGTTGCGGAATCTGTCCAATTTTTAGAGCCTAGAAATAGTGCCGGTGGAAGTGGCTTTGAGCAACAACGCAGCGGTGGAAGTGGTTATGGTGGATCTCCTCAAGGGCAAGGTAACCAGTTCGGACAACAAAATCAGAACCAGCGCAGCAACCAAGGATATACTCGAGTGGATGATGATCCATTTGCTAATGATGGACAACCAATTGACATTTCAGATGATGACTTGCCATTTTAA
- a CDS encoding 30S ribosomal protein S6, with protein sequence MRKYEVMYIIRPNIEDEAKKALVERFNGVLTDNGAEIANVKEWGKRRLAYEINDFRDGYYMILSVMSNSEAVKEFDRLAKISEDIIRHIVIREEE encoded by the coding sequence ATGAGAAAGTACGAAGTAATGTATATCATCCGTCCAAACATTGAAGATGAAGCTAAAAAAGCTTTAGTTGAGCGTTTTAATGGCGTTTTAACTGACAATGGTGCGGAGATTGCTAATGTTAAAGAATGGGGTAAACGCCGTCTTGCTTACGAAATCAATGATTTCCGTGATGGTTATTACATGATTCTTAGCGTTATGTCTAATTCTGAAGCAGTTAAAGAGTTTGATCGTTTAGCTAAAATCAGTGAAGACATTATCCGTCACATTGTAATTAGAGAAGAAGAGTAA
- the ychF gene encoding redox-regulated ATPase YchF, protein MALTAGIVGLPNVGKSTLFNAITQAGAESANYPFCTIDPNVGIVEVPDHRLNKLTELIKPKKTVPTAFEFTDIAGIVKGASKGEGLGNKFLSHIRQVDAICHVVRCFADDNITHVSGKVDPIDDIEVINLELILADLESVEKRIDRVGKLAKQKDKDAVFEHEALVKLKEAFENNLPARTVEFTDEQMKFVKHLHLLTIKPVLYVANVSEDDVVDPSSNEYVKMVREFAEKDNAEVIVICAKIESEIAELDGEEKAMFLEEIGIEESGLDQLIRASYSLLGLATYFTAGEQEVRAWTFRRGMKAPQCAGIIHTDFERGFIRAETVSYDDLIGNGSMTAAKEAGKVRLEGKEYIVQDGDVIHFRFNV, encoded by the coding sequence ATGGCTTTAACAGCTGGTATTGTAGGTCTTCCAAACGTAGGAAAATCTACTCTATTTAATGCAATTACACAAGCAGGTGCTGAATCTGCAAACTATCCGTTTTGTACAATTGATCCGAATGTAGGAATTGTTGAGGTTCCAGATCACCGTTTAAATAAATTAACTGAGTTAATAAAGCCTAAAAAAACTGTTCCAACTGCATTTGAATTTACTGATATTGCAGGGATTGTAAAAGGAGCAAGCAAAGGTGAAGGCTTAGGGAATAAGTTCTTATCACACATCCGTCAAGTAGATGCAATTTGTCATGTTGTTCGCTGCTTTGCAGACGATAATATTACTCACGTTTCTGGTAAAGTAGATCCTATTGATGATATCGAAGTAATTAATCTAGAGTTAATTTTGGCTGATTTAGAATCTGTTGAAAAACGAATTGATCGTGTTGGAAAGTTAGCTAAACAAAAAGACAAAGATGCAGTATTTGAGCATGAGGCATTAGTTAAATTAAAAGAAGCTTTTGAAAACAATCTGCCAGCTCGTACTGTTGAGTTTACAGATGAGCAAATGAAATTCGTTAAACACCTTCATCTGCTAACAATCAAGCCTGTACTTTATGTTGCAAATGTAAGTGAGGACGACGTAGTTGATCCTTCATCTAATGAATATGTGAAAATGGTTCGAGAGTTTGCAGAAAAAGACAATGCTGAAGTAATTGTTATTTGTGCAAAAATAGAATCTGAAATAGCTGAACTTGATGGGGAAGAGAAAGCAATGTTCCTTGAAGAGATTGGTATCGAGGAGTCTGGTTTAGATCAGTTAATCAGAGCTTCATATAGCTTATTAGGACTAGCAACTTACTTTACAGCAGGTGAACAAGAGGTTCGTGCATGGACATTCAGAAGAGGCATGAAAGCTCCACAATGTGCTGGAATTATACACACGGACTTTGAACGTGGCTTTATCCGTGCTGAAACAGTTTCTTATGATGACTTAATTGGAAACGGTTCAATGACTGCTGCTAAAGAAGCGGGTAAAGTACGTCTAGAAGGAAAAGAATATATTGTTCAAGATGGAGATGTAATACACTTCCGTTTTAATGTTTAA